TGTCCGGCGGCTTCAAGCTGCGGGTGCTCCTGGCGCAGGTGCTGGCGGGGAACCCCGACGTGCTGCTCCTGGACGAGCCCACGAACCACCTGGACATCCTCTCCATCCGCTGGCTGGAGAAGTTCCTCCACGACTACGAGGGCCCGGTGGCGGTGATCTCGCACGACCACCGCTTCCTGGACAACGTGTCCACGTACATCCTGGACGTGGACTACCAGACGGTCACGCTCTACCGGGGCAACTACACCTCGTTCCTGGAGCAGAAGGTGGAGGACCGGGAGCGGCGCGAGAAGGAGATCGAGGGGCGGCAGAAGGAGATCGCGCACCACCAGAAGTTCGTCGACAAGTTCAAGGCCAAGGCGAGCAAGGCGCGGCAGGCGCAGAGCAAGCTGCGGATGATCGAGCGGAAGCAGGAGGACCTGGAGGAGCTCCCCGGCAGCTCCCGCCGCTACCCCAAGTTCCGCTTCGCGCAGCGGCGCGAGAGCGGCAAGGAGGTCCTGCGCATCAAGGGGATCCGGAAGGCGTTCGGCGACAAGGAGGTGCTCCCCGGCGTGGACCTGCAGGTGAAGCGGGGCGACCGGCTGGTGATCATGGGCCCCAACGGGATCGGCAAGTCCACGCTGCTCAAGATCGTCGTGGGCGAGCTGCAGCCGGACGCGGGCGAGGTGGAGTGGGGGTACGAGACCCACCCCGGCTACTTCGCCCAGGACCACCACGAGCAGCTCGACGACTCCGACCGCACGGCGGAGGAGTGGCTCTGGGACTTCTGCCCGGGGAAGGACCGGGGCTTCGTGCGCGGGCACCTGGGGCTGATGCTCTTCTCCGGGGCCGACGGCGAGAAGCGCCTCTCCGCCCTCTCCGGCGGCGAGGCCGCGCGGCTGGTGTTCAGCCGGCTGGCGCTGGAGCAGCCCAACGTGCTGGTGCTGGACGAGCCCACCAACCACCTGGACCTGGAGTCCATCGAGGCGCTGGTGGCGGGGCTGCGGGGCTACGAGGGGACGCTGATCCTGGTGTCGCACGACCGCTGGTTCGTGGGCCAGCTCGCCACGCGCGTGCTGGAGATCAGCCCCGGGGGGATCCGCGACTACCACGGCACCTACGAGGAGTACGTCCACGCCTGCGGCGACGACCACCTGGACGCGGACACCGTGGTGCTGAAGGCGCGGCGGGAGGAGAAGAAGGCCAGGGCGCCGTCGGAGAACGGCAGGCGCCCCGCCGAGCCCGCGCCCCGGGCCGCCGTGAAGGCCGCGCCCGCTCCCGGGCGCGGCAAGATGGAGCGGCGCCGCGACGAGATCACCGGGGAGATCGAGACGGCGGAGGCCCGCATCGCCGAGATCGACCGGATCTTCGCCCGCCCCGGGTACTTCACCAGCACCGCGGCTGCCCAGGTGAAGGAGCTGCAGGACGAGCGGGTGCGGCTGCAGGCCCGGGTGGAGCGCCTGATGGAGGACTGGGAGGCGCTGGAAGGGGAGCTCGCGGCGACCGTATAAGGGCGACGGAGAGGGTGCCGCCTCCGGGCGGAGTGGGCGGGGCCACCGCGGGCGCGGTGGCCCCGCTCGTCCGTTCCGGCACCCGCCGGCTTGCGGACGCGCCTTCCCGGCGTTCTTCTACCCCGTGGACCCGCCGCGCGCGGGTCCGTCTCGCGCAGGCTGCCCCCGATCCCGGAGACCTTCCATGGAGCAGGCACCGCAGGGCTGGGTGGACGTAACGCACGAGTACCTGGGGTTCGCCAGCAACTGGGTGTGGGGGTGGCCCCTGCTGGTGCTGCTGGTGGGGACCGGCCTCTACCTGACCCTCCTCCTCCGCGGCCTGCAGTTCCGGGAGCTGGGGCACTCGCTCTGGCTGGCCTTCGTGCAGCGGCGGGAGGAGGGCGCGGAGGGGGACATCTCGCACTTC
This DNA window, taken from Longimicrobiaceae bacterium, encodes the following:
- a CDS encoding ABC-F family ATP-binding cassette domain-containing protein, with the protein product MISVSNLEKAFGDRILFADASFQLNPGERYGIVGANGSGKTTLLGVLTGDVPASGGTVSVPKSLRLGVLRQDQFLYEDQTVLGVALMGNPELWNAMVEKEALLARAHEHFDADRFSELEETVQRHDGYTAEARAATILEGLGLPAEVHHQPLSTLSGGFKLRVLLAQVLAGNPDVLLLDEPTNHLDILSIRWLEKFLHDYEGPVAVISHDHRFLDNVSTYILDVDYQTVTLYRGNYTSFLEQKVEDRERREKEIEGRQKEIAHHQKFVDKFKAKASKARQAQSKLRMIERKQEDLEELPGSSRRYPKFRFAQRRESGKEVLRIKGIRKAFGDKEVLPGVDLQVKRGDRLVIMGPNGIGKSTLLKIVVGELQPDAGEVEWGYETHPGYFAQDHHEQLDDSDRTAEEWLWDFCPGKDRGFVRGHLGLMLFSGADGEKRLSALSGGEAARLVFSRLALEQPNVLVLDEPTNHLDLESIEALVAGLRGYEGTLILVSHDRWFVGQLATRVLEISPGGIRDYHGTYEEYVHACGDDHLDADTVVLKARREEKKARAPSENGRRPAEPAPRAAVKAAPAPGRGKMERRRDEITGEIETAEARIAEIDRIFARPGYFTSTAAAQVKELQDERVRLQARVERLMEDWEALEGELAATV